The uncultured Fusobacterium sp. nucleotide sequence CTCTTTCTAGCCATCTCTCTAAGGCAAGTTTTAATTTTAGATTTTTGTTTATCATCTAACTCCATATCAGAATACATATATAGAGATATTCTATCTAATTGTAAAACATTGGCAATAAGTTTTTCACTTTCAAGTCTTGGTTTTGAAAAAGAGTATTTTTGCAAATACTCTTTAGAAAAGTTTAATATTTCTAGTAAATTCATCTTATAGATCAGACTCACTTGAAAGCATTTCAGCTTGGTTAAATGTGATTAGAGCATCGATCATCTCATCAATATCTCCATCTAAGAATGCTTCAAGTTGATATACTGTGAATTTAATTCTATGATCTGTAATTCTTCCTTGTGGGAAGTTATATGTTCTTATTTTTTCTGATCTATCTCCTGTACCTACTTGAAGTCTTCTTTCGCTTTCAACTTGACTTCTTTGTTTTTCACATTCCATTTCAAATAGTTTTGAAACAAGGTGTTTCATAGCTTTTTCTCTATTTTTTAATTGTGATCTTTCATCTTGACATTGAACAACAATACCAGTAGGTAAGTGAGTAATTCTAACTGCAGAGTCAGTCATGTTAACGTGTTGCCCTCCAGCTCCTCCTGATCTATATGTGTCAATTTTTAAATCTTTTGGATCGATTTTAACTTCTTTTACATCTTCAACTTCTGGAAGAACAGCAACAGTAGCTGTTGAAGTGTGAACTCTTCCAGCAGATTCAGTTTCAGGAACTCTTTGTACTCTGTGAACTCCAGATTCAAATTTTAATCTTGAGTAAGCTCCTAAACCATTGATACTGAATACAGCCTCTTTGATTCCACCAATTCCCATCTCTTGTTTTTCAATAATTTCAATTTTCCATTTTCTTCTTTCTGCATATCTACAGTACATTCTAAATAGATCTCCAGCAAATAGAGCAGCTTCATCTCCTCCAGCTCCACCTCTGATCTCTACAATAACGTTTTTGTCATCATTTTTATCTTTAGGAAGTAAAAGAATTTTTAATTCCTTTTCAAATTCTGGAACAGCTTCCTCAATCTCTTTAAGTTCCTCATGCATCATCTCTCTCATGTCAGGATCTTTTTCAGTTTTTAAGTTTTCTTTGATAAACTCTAAATCTTCCATAGTTCTTTTATACTCTTTATATTTTTCAACTATTGGAGTTATGTCAGATAAAGCTTTGTTACATTCCATCATTTTTTTAGGGTCAG carries:
- the prfA gene encoding peptide chain release factor 1, which encodes MFAKLEEVVKRFNELNEMLGSQEVLADPKKMMECNKALSDITPIVEKYKEYKRTMEDLEFIKENLKTEKDPDMREMMHEELKEIEEAVPEFEKELKILLLPKDKNDDKNVIVEIRGGAGGDEAALFAGDLFRMYCRYAERRKWKIEIIEKQEMGIGGIKEAVFSINGLGAYSRLKFESGVHRVQRVPETESAGRVHTSTATVAVLPEVEDVKEVKIDPKDLKIDTYRSGGAGGQHVNMTDSAVRITHLPTGIVVQCQDERSQLKNREKAMKHLVSKLFEMECEKQRSQVESERRLQVGTGDRSEKIRTYNFPQGRITDHRIKFTVYQLEAFLDGDIDEMIDALITFNQAEMLSSESDL